Proteins from a genomic interval of Candidatus Zixiibacteriota bacterium:
- a CDS encoding cation:proton antiporter — MENITQILFSLFLIYASAKLLGEVFERFKQSAVIGEILAGVILGPQVFNLIGTSEIFPVLAQIGAIILLFTVGLQTKVEDIMTVGRTSLVVAFLGVIFPFIFGYLYVLIIDHTTVEAMFIGAAMVATSVGITARVFADLGILDTKVARVILGAAVIDDVIGLLVLAIVTGLGKGTLSFVKIGLIVLEAVGFIAFLIIIGRKVVHRMIPRVASFRTRDAVFSLAILFCLFLSAVASYIDLAAIVGAFLAGMVLSGLNLEYNLSIKTESLYNFLVPFFFVILGSWVDLSIFAKPALLWAALVITLFAVLGKLLGCGLGALNLGKKDALMVGFGMVPRGEVGMIIASIGMSMKAITSDLYTVIIFMVMATTLVTPPILRGLTKNVRRET, encoded by the coding sequence ATGGAAAACATCACCCAGATCCTTTTCAGCCTATTTTTAATCTATGCCTCAGCCAAGCTTTTAGGGGAAGTATTTGAGAGATTCAAACAGTCCGCGGTGATCGGCGAAATTTTAGCCGGGGTCATTCTGGGACCCCAGGTTTTTAATCTCATCGGTACCTCGGAGATTTTTCCGGTATTGGCTCAGATCGGAGCGATAATCCTTCTTTTCACTGTCGGGCTGCAGACCAAGGTCGAAGACATTATGACCGTGGGGAGAACTTCGCTGGTAGTTGCCTTCCTGGGCGTGATCTTTCCCTTCATCTTTGGATACCTTTACGTGCTGATAATAGATCACACCACAGTAGAGGCAATGTTCATCGGTGCGGCTATGGTGGCGACCAGCGTAGGTATCACCGCCCGGGTATTTGCGGATCTCGGTATTCTGGACACGAAAGTTGCCCGGGTCATCTTAGGTGCGGCGGTGATTGATGATGTAATCGGTCTGCTGGTCTTGGCCATTGTGACTGGTCTGGGGAAAGGAACTTTGTCTTTTGTCAAAATAGGATTAATCGTCCTGGAGGCAGTCGGGTTCATAGCTTTTCTGATAATAATAGGTCGAAAGGTAGTTCACCGGATGATTCCCAGAGTGGCAAGTTTTCGTACCAGGGACGCAGTCTTTTCCCTGGCAATTCTTTTCTGTCTTTTTCTATCTGCAGTTGCCAGCTACATAGACTTGGCTGCCATAGTTGGAGCATTCTTAGCCGGGATGGTTCTTTCAGGGCTGAATTTAGAGTATAACCTATCGATAAAAACAGAATCTCTATACAACTTCCTGGTTCCTTTTTTCTTTGTAATCTTGGGAAGCTGGGTTGACCTTTCCATATTTGCCAAGCCGGCGCTTCTGTGGGCGGCTCTGGTCATAACTCTTTTCGCAGTCTTAGGAAAACTCTTAGGATGTGGTCTGGGAGCACTGAACTTAGGAAAAAAGGATGCTTTAATGGTCGGGTTTGGAATGGTGCCTCGTGGAGAAGTGGGAATGATCATCGCTTCGATCGGCATGAGCATGAAGGCTATAACTTCAGACCTTTACACTGTGATCATATTTATGGTGATGGCAACTACCCTGGTAACTCCTCCGATTTTGAGGGGGTTGACTAAAAACGTGAGAAGAGAGACTTGA
- a CDS encoding potassium channel protein: MEAEKKLKIALGALLVVILIGTLGYSLIEGWNILDSLYMSVITISTVGFQEVHQLSSTGRVFTIFFIIFGVGTTLYAVGAGAQLMLEGQIRSILGRRKMSKKIQEIKDHYIICGYGKVGQQIYSEFSSRQVPCTVVEKDPVVVEKAIKDGVLVIQGDSTLDSVLEEAGIKRAKGLISAVASEADNVVISLSARELNPDIVIVARAETEESEKKLLRAGANRAISPHTLGGTRMALAALRPHLVDFMQVATSAQGMEMRIEELEVKEGSTISNSTLKDCELRLKVGVIVLGIHKKTGQMLFTPPSDAKMEPGDTLIAIGKREDLEKLEKLTSS, encoded by the coding sequence TTGGAAGCAGAGAAAAAACTAAAAATCGCTTTGGGTGCTCTTTTAGTCGTGATCCTGATCGGCACCCTGGGATATAGTTTGATAGAGGGATGGAATATCTTAGATTCTTTGTATATGTCCGTTATAACCATATCCACTGTTGGATTTCAGGAGGTGCATCAGCTTTCCTCAACTGGCAGGGTATTCACCATATTTTTCATAATCTTCGGAGTAGGAACTACACTCTATGCAGTTGGGGCTGGAGCACAGTTGATGTTAGAAGGGCAAATCAGGAGTATTTTAGGGAGGAGAAAGATGAGCAAAAAAATTCAGGAGATAAAAGACCATTATATTATCTGCGGATATGGAAAAGTAGGCCAGCAGATCTACAGCGAATTTTCCTCGCGTCAGGTACCGTGTACAGTAGTGGAGAAAGATCCTGTTGTTGTGGAAAAAGCTATAAAAGACGGAGTCCTGGTGATTCAGGGCGATTCTACCTTAGATTCGGTTTTAGAGGAGGCAGGGATAAAAAGGGCAAAAGGGTTAATCTCCGCAGTCGCATCAGAGGCAGACAACGTGGTCATCTCCCTTTCAGCCAGAGAGTTGAATCCGGATATAGTCATCGTGGCACGGGCTGAGACAGAGGAGTCTGAGAAAAAGCTTTTAAGGGCAGGGGCAAATAGAGCGATCTCACCGCACACTCTGGGAGGGACCAGGATGGCGCTCGCAGCCTTAAGGCCTCACTTAGTAGATTTTATGCAGGTGGCAACATCAGCTCAAGGGATGGAGATGAGGATTGAGGAATTAGAGGTTAAAGAAGGAAGCACTATTTCAAATTCGACCTTGAAAGATTGCGAACTCAGACTTAAAGTAGGGGTAATCGTTTTAGGTATTCACAAGAAAACCGGGCAGATGCTTTTTACTCCCCCATCTGATGCTAAAATGGAGCCAGGTGATACCTTAATCGCTATCGGGAAAAGAGAGGATTTGGAGAAGTTAGAAAAATTGACCAGTAGTTAA
- a CDS encoding SAP domain-containing protein — MEKVSLTDILNILYVTELKDIAYNLDIDDKGNKQDLIIRIVQKAPDPHSLISLLKNDELKAICHEFKLEIGNKGEMIERILGIVDIGLTGKIIEQIKKTPEFIEPTIDNVIENLEKLKINKREIRDEKDAEEIIGDYLAGFYKHVMSQFFIGGNLGLKIDLDIDSSKVGIEVKLSESLLNNTSEMFRLIGQLIFYKNRRYHDNLIIVVVGDKDDLDEPVIIETFNFLKEFGIRVVGIPVS; from the coding sequence ATGGAAAAAGTAAGTCTTACTGATATTCTCAATATTCTGTATGTCACAGAATTAAAAGACATTGCCTACAACTTAGATATAGACGATAAAGGAAATAAGCAAGACTTAATAATACGTATTGTACAAAAAGCTCCAGATCCACACAGTCTAATTTCATTACTCAAAAATGACGAGTTAAAGGCAATTTGTCATGAATTTAAGCTAGAAATTGGGAATAAGGGGGAAATGATTGAGCGTATCTTAGGAATTGTTGACATAGGTTTGACTGGAAAAATAATTGAGCAAATAAAAAAAACACCTGAATTTATAGAGCCAACGATTGATAATGTTATTGAAAATTTAGAAAAGCTCAAAATTAACAAACGAGAAATTAGAGATGAAAAAGATGCTGAAGAAATAATAGGTGACTATCTTGCAGGATTCTACAAGCATGTTATGTCTCAATTCTTTATTGGTGGTAACCTAGGTTTAAAAATTGACTTGGACATTGACAGCAGTAAGGTCGGTATCGAAGTCAAGCTTTCCGAATCTCTCTTAAACAATACGAGCGAAATGTTTAGATTAATCGGACAGTTAATCTTTTATAAGAATCGAAGATATCATGACAATCTAATAATTGTTGTCGTGGGAGACAAAGATGATCTTGATGAGCCCGTGATCATCGAAACATTTAATTTCCTCAAAGAATTTGGCATAAGAGTTGTCGGAATCCCAGTTTCTTAA
- the galT gene encoding galactose-1-phosphate uridylyltransferase: MPEIRQNRATKEWVIIATERAKRPHDFQLKEKKKVLPAFDPDCPFCPGNESQSPGEIVSFRQEGTQKDKPGWWVRIIPNKFAAVSPGMELMRETEGFFLKMGGYGRHEVIIESPQHNLSLGNMSLKQVEEVCLVYRERYRELCADKEIKIVIIFRNHGKAAGTSLVHPHSQLIAMPLVPTHIRHLLEEATRYYDDHGSCVFCDMIKEELEFKKRVILETESFVAFSPFASQVPFGIWIVPKEHNAGFGNISVDEAKKLAFVLREVLTRLRDRLSDPDYNLVLHTAPIRDSNEDFYHWYIQILPRLTTPAGFELGSGVYINTSLPEETAEFLR; encoded by the coding sequence ATGCCAGAGATAAGACAAAACCGCGCAACTAAAGAGTGGGTGATCATAGCTACGGAAAGAGCCAAAAGGCCTCACGATTTTCAGCTTAAAGAGAAGAAAAAAGTCCTGCCGGCTTTTGACCCGGACTGCCCTTTCTGCCCGGGAAACGAATCTCAATCACCCGGTGAGATCGTCTCTTTTCGCCAGGAAGGGACACAAAAGGATAAGCCGGGCTGGTGGGTGAGGATAATTCCAAATAAATTTGCAGCAGTCAGCCCGGGGATGGAGTTGATGAGGGAGACTGAAGGGTTTTTCCTGAAGATGGGAGGTTATGGAAGACACGAGGTGATTATCGAATCTCCCCAGCATAACCTCTCCTTAGGGAATATGAGCTTAAAACAGGTGGAGGAGGTCTGTTTAGTTTACAGGGAAAGATACAGAGAGCTTTGTGCGGATAAGGAGATCAAGATAGTCATAATCTTCAGAAATCATGGGAAAGCTGCTGGAACCTCTCTGGTGCATCCTCATTCCCAGCTTATTGCTATGCCTCTGGTGCCTACTCATATCAGGCATCTCTTAGAAGAAGCTACCAGGTATTATGATGACCACGGCAGCTGCGTTTTCTGCGATATGATCAAAGAAGAACTGGAGTTTAAAAAAAGGGTGATTTTAGAGACCGAATCGTTTGTCGCCTTTTCACCTTTTGCCTCACAGGTTCCTTTCGGCATCTGGATAGTGCCAAAGGAGCATAACGCTGGCTTTGGGAACATATCCGTAGATGAAGCTAAAAAATTAGCTTTCGTACTGAGGGAAGTTCTTACAAGGCTCCGTGACAGATTGTCTGATCCGGACTATAATCTGGTTTTGCACACTGCTCCGATAAGAGATTCGAATGAGGACTTTTACCACTGGTACATCCAGATACTTCCCAGGCTCACCACTCCAGCAGGATTCGAGTTAGGCTCTGGAGTCTATATCAACACTTCCCTGCCTGAGGAGACTGCGGAGTTTCTGAGATAA
- a CDS encoding adenosine-specific kinase: METKIYKLKVPEGTNVILGQTHFIKTAEDLYEVMVSSVPGIKFGLAFCEASGPCLVRSEGNDEELKKLAETSAFDIGAGHTFIIYIKDAFPINVLNAVKSCPEVCSIFCATANPVEVVIAETEQGRGILGVIDGFKPKGIEKEEDKKHRKEFLRKIGYKL; the protein is encoded by the coding sequence ATGGAAACAAAAATCTACAAATTAAAAGTTCCTGAAGGTACGAACGTAATCTTGGGGCAGACTCATTTTATCAAAACCGCAGAGGATTTATATGAGGTTATGGTCAGTTCCGTCCCGGGGATAAAATTCGGTCTTGCCTTTTGTGAGGCTTCAGGTCCCTGTCTGGTTCGCTCTGAGGGGAATGATGAGGAGCTAAAAAAATTAGCTGAAACTTCTGCTTTTGACATCGGAGCGGGTCACACTTTCATCATCTATATCAAAGACGCTTTTCCCATAAATGTTCTGAACGCCGTAAAGAGCTGCCCTGAGGTCTGCAGTATATTCTGTGCTACTGCTAATCCGGTTGAGGTAGTAATCGCGGAGACCGAACAAGGCAGGGGTATTCTTGGCGTCATAGACGGTTTCAAGCCGAAAGGAATCGAAAAAGAGGAGGATAAAAAACACCGGAAGGAGTTCTTGCGTAAAATCGGTTACAAGTTATGA
- a CDS encoding MBL fold metallo-hydrolase codes for MIEYTNGIHIKDTLFWLDARKKSDFSFISHAHIDHVARHKEILATEETRALYEHRLGKIKAITLGYNVPKKVKGVKVELFPSGHILGSAQILLDIAGTKIVYTGDFKLRKSLTAKRGEIKKCDILIMESTFGLPRYIFPPVEEIYHKITDFVERALNQKKVPVILAYSLGKAQEAIKLLGDKGFKLSLHGAIYSLAKIYEEFGVKFKNYEPYEHGNLKDKVLISTPWSRRHKMVDELPHKKIAFLSGWGMDNGAKYSYNVDEVFPLSDHADFKELLEYAKESNPEKIYVVHGFKEFVEHLKKLGFDAEELKETTKFDKRLSKEILMNYDLFR; via the coding sequence ATGATCGAATACACCAATGGAATTCATATCAAAGATACGCTTTTCTGGTTAGATGCCCGGAAAAAGAGCGATTTCTCCTTTATCTCGCACGCTCATATCGACCACGTTGCCAGGCATAAGGAGATTCTGGCAACTGAGGAGACCAGAGCTTTATATGAGCATCGCCTGGGAAAGATTAAAGCGATAACCTTAGGATATAACGTTCCAAAGAAAGTAAAAGGGGTGAAGGTCGAGCTTTTTCCATCCGGGCATATCCTTGGCTCTGCCCAGATTTTACTTGATATAGCCGGGACAAAGATAGTCTATACTGGCGATTTCAAATTAAGAAAATCTCTGACCGCCAAAAGAGGTGAGATCAAGAAATGTGACATTTTGATTATGGAATCGACTTTTGGTCTGCCAAGGTATATTTTTCCACCTGTGGAGGAGATTTATCACAAGATTACAGATTTTGTGGAAAGGGCTTTGAATCAAAAAAAAGTTCCGGTGATACTGGCGTATTCTCTCGGAAAAGCCCAGGAGGCGATAAAGCTTTTAGGGGATAAAGGTTTTAAATTGAGCCTGCACGGCGCGATTTACAGTTTGGCTAAAATCTATGAGGAGTTCGGGGTAAAGTTTAAAAATTATGAACCGTACGAACACGGAAACCTGAAAGACAAGGTTCTGATTTCTACTCCCTGGAGCAGAAGGCACAAGATGGTGGATGAGCTTCCGCATAAAAAAATCGCCTTTTTATCCGGCTGGGGAATGGATAATGGGGCAAAATACTCCTACAACGTGGACGAGGTCTTCCCCTTGTCTGACCATGCGGATTTTAAGGAGCTTTTGGAATATGCAAAAGAATCCAACCCTGAGAAGATTTACGTTGTGCACGGCTTTAAGGAATTTGTGGAACATCTGAAGAAATTGGGCTTTGATGCAGAGGAATTAAAAGAGACAACGAAATTTGATAAGAGATTGAGTAAAGAGATACTGATGAATTATGATTTGTTTAGGTAA
- a CDS encoding type 1 glutamine amidotransferase, with protein MKVLIIQNCKTEGIGLYEEYLKEKGIDYYVFPAYSGKRFPSIKQFDAFIAGGAPISAYELHKYRFLSNEWRYLKKVIQLNKPYLGICFGGQLLARLLGAKVSRNPVMEIGGYEVKLTPDGKKNRFFKGFPNRFPVFHWHGDTFDIPKGAKLLVQGIDCKNQAFSYKNTLALQFHLEVTSQDVSIWADKYRNDLKRVYKTKQKVVKESKTREKKMKRLAFLLLDNFLKR; from the coding sequence ATGAAGGTTTTAATTATCCAGAACTGTAAGACAGAAGGCATTGGATTATATGAAGAGTATCTTAAAGAAAAAGGGATAGATTATTATGTTTTCCCTGCCTACTCTGGAAAAAGATTTCCTTCCATAAAACAATTCGATGCTTTCATTGCTGGCGGAGCTCCAATTTCTGCTTATGAATTGCATAAATATCGTTTCCTGAGTAATGAATGGAGATATTTGAAAAAGGTTATCCAGTTAAATAAACCTTATCTTGGTATCTGTTTTGGAGGTCAATTATTGGCTCGGCTGCTTGGAGCAAAAGTGAGCAGAAATCCGGTAATGGAGATTGGAGGATATGAGGTAAAACTCACCCCTGATGGTAAAAAGAATCGATTTTTCAAAGGGTTTCCGAACAGATTTCCTGTGTTCCACTGGCACGGAGATACGTTTGACATACCAAAAGGGGCAAAATTACTTGTCCAGGGGATCGATTGCAAAAACCAGGCGTTCAGTTATAAAAATACCCTTGCTTTACAGTTTCATCTTGAGGTCACTTCCCAGGACGTTAGTATTTGGGCAGATAAATACAGGAATGACCTAAAAAGAGTTTATAAGACTAAACAGAAAGTGGTGAAAGAATCTAAAACCAGAGAAAAGAAGATGAAAAGACTTGCATTCTTGTTATTGGATAATTTTCTTAAGAGATAA
- a CDS encoding transposase, with amino-acid sequence MRLKGFDYTSPFSIYHTIIGAAEKQNIFVDPAINQQIVEILKNSVELYGYKLLSYCLMPDHLHILVQATESPKDLRNFVRGFKAFSTKSARKNLWQRGFYEHVLRKEENAVDVANYILNNPVRKGLVQEYMQYKCCELVINEGSNEKTSSQE; translated from the coding sequence GTGAGATTAAAAGGATTCGATTATACCTCTCCCTTTTCAATATATCATACAATCATTGGAGCCGCTGAAAAGCAGAATATTTTCGTGGATCCGGCCATTAATCAACAAATTGTAGAGATACTTAAAAATTCGGTTGAGCTTTATGGATATAAATTACTTTCCTACTGTCTTATGCCCGACCATTTGCATATATTAGTTCAAGCCACTGAATCTCCAAAAGACTTGAGAAACTTTGTAAGAGGATTCAAAGCGTTTAGCACTAAATCTGCCAGGAAAAACTTGTGGCAGAGGGGTTTTTACGAACATGTCTTAAGAAAAGAAGAAAACGCGGTAGATGTTGCAAACTATATCCTTAATAATCCAGTAAGAAAAGGATTGGTACAAGAGTACATGCAATATAAATGTTGTGAGTTAGTAATAAATGAAGGTAGCAACGAAAAAACGTCCTCACAGGAGTGA